One genomic window of Mogibacterium diversum includes the following:
- a CDS encoding hydrogenase maturation nickel metallochaperone HypA: MHELGVVFHIIDELKVVAEDNNVTRFSKVVLELGEVSSVIPSYLEDCWKWASAKHEFVSNAELLIETIPAVTYCETCAREYSTVKHGRTCPYCGSGNTYLIRGNEFMIKEVEVPEV; the protein is encoded by the coding sequence ATGCATGAACTTGGAGTGGTATTTCATATTATCGATGAATTGAAAGTTGTTGCAGAAGACAACAATGTGACCAGGTTTTCTAAAGTCGTCCTTGAACTTGGAGAGGTATCTTCTGTAATACCTTCATATCTTGAGGATTGCTGGAAATGGGCATCTGCAAAACATGAATTTGTTTCAAATGCGGAGCTCTTGATTGAAACTATTCCGGCAGTTACTTACTGTGAGACATGTGCTCGTGAATATTCAACCGTAAAGCATGGACGTACTTGCCCATATTGTGGGAGTGGGAATACTTATTTGATACGCGGGAATGAATTTATGATTAAGGAAGTAGAAGTACCAGAGGTTTAG
- the hypB gene encoding hydrogenase nickel incorporation protein HypB, producing MDKVKVIEVRESVFANNDREADRVREKLKSKKTCLINLMSSPGAGKTTTLRRLIGDLSTEISIGVMEADIDSTVDAEAIAETGAKAIQIHTGGMCHLDAGMTEQGLDEIGYEEFDLLVLENVGNLVCPAEFDTGAAFNMSILSVPEGHDKPLKYPLMYEVCKALVINKVDVLPYFDFDMEKLMEYATMRNPSIKIFPVSAKTGEGFEELEAWLKSEVAMWNS from the coding sequence ATGGATAAAGTAAAGGTAATTGAAGTAAGGGAAAGCGTTTTTGCAAATAACGATAGAGAGGCGGATAGGGTACGAGAGAAACTAAAATCTAAGAAGACATGTTTAATAAATCTAATGTCATCACCTGGTGCTGGTAAGACCACTACTCTTCGCAGGTTAATTGGTGATTTGAGTACTGAAATTTCAATTGGGGTAATGGAGGCAGACATCGATTCTACTGTAGATGCGGAGGCTATCGCTGAAACTGGAGCAAAGGCTATACAGATACATACAGGTGGGATGTGTCACCTTGACGCTGGAATGACTGAGCAAGGGCTTGATGAGATAGGATATGAAGAGTTTGATCTGTTGGTACTCGAAAATGTTGGCAACCTAGTATGTCCTGCGGAGTTCGATACCGGTGCCGCTTTCAATATGTCGATTTTATCTGTTCCAGAAGGCCATGATAAACCACTTAAATACCCTCTCATGTACGAGGTGTGTAAAGCACTCGTTATTAATAAGGTTGATGTGTTGCCGTATTTTGATTTTGATATGGAAAAATTAATGGAATATGCAACAATGAGAAATCCAAGCATCAAGATATTCCCCGTTTCTGCTAAGACTGGAGAAGGCTTTGAAGAGCTCGAGGCATGGCTGAAATCTGAAGTAGCAATGTGGAATTCATAA
- the fba gene encoding class II fructose-1,6-bisphosphate aldolase — MALVTTTEMFKKAYDGGYAIGAFNVNNMEIVQGITEACKEENSPVILQVSKGARSYASHTYLMKLVEAAVMDCPDIPIALHLDHGPDFETCKSCIDGGFTSVMIDASSRPFEENIEITKQVVDYAHKYGVVVEAELGTLAGIEDDVVVSAEDSSYTRPEEVEEFVRRTGCDSLAIAIGTSHGAFKFKPGTKPQLRFDVLRECEKKLPGFPIVLHGASSVPQEYVHMINTYGGAMKDAIGVPEDQLREAARSAVCKINIDSDLRLAMTGSVRKHLVECPADFDPRQYLKPARANIKELVRHKIVNVLGCSGKAL; from the coding sequence ATGGCACTTGTAACAACAACAGAGATGTTTAAGAAAGCATACGATGGAGGATATGCTATCGGAGCTTTTAATGTTAATAATATGGAAATTGTACAGGGAATCACCGAAGCTTGTAAGGAGGAGAATTCACCTGTGATACTTCAGGTGTCAAAGGGTGCTCGCTCTTATGCTAGCCATACTTATCTCATGAAGCTCGTTGAGGCAGCGGTTATGGATTGTCCTGACATTCCAATTGCACTTCACCTTGATCACGGTCCGGACTTCGAGACTTGTAAGTCATGCATAGATGGTGGGTTTACTTCTGTAATGATTGACGCTTCTTCAAGACCATTTGAAGAGAATATTGAAATTACTAAGCAGGTTGTGGATTATGCGCATAAGTATGGCGTTGTAGTTGAAGCTGAGCTTGGCACACTTGCAGGCATTGAAGACGATGTGGTTGTTTCAGCGGAAGATTCATCATATACTCGACCTGAAGAGGTTGAGGAGTTTGTGCGTAGGACCGGCTGTGATTCACTTGCAATTGCTATAGGAACGAGTCATGGAGCATTTAAGTTTAAACCGGGTACTAAGCCACAGCTAAGATTTGACGTGCTTCGCGAGTGCGAGAAGAAGCTGCCAGGATTCCCAATAGTACTTCATGGAGCATCGTCTGTTCCACAGGAGTATGTGCACATGATAAATACTTACGGTGGAGCGATGAAGGATGCGATAGGTGTTCCGGAGGATCAACTAAGAGAAGCTGCTCGTTCGGCAGTATGCAAGATTAATATAGATTCAGATCTTAGACTAGCGATGACAGGCTCAGTTAGGAAGCATCTTGTTGAGTGCCCTGCAGATTTTGACCCTAGGCAGTATCTGAAGCCTGCAAGAGCTAATATCAAGGAGCTTGTAAGGCACAAGATTGTAAATGTTCTTGGCTGTTCAGGAAAAGCGCTATAA
- the larC gene encoding nickel pincer cofactor biosynthesis protein LarC → MKIIYFDCATGISGNMAIGALLEICDGEQYLRDELAKLGVPGYQLNVIKRDSHGIDGTYVEVLEANTGIPVDAIHDGNKNVGSSATLGLHHGHTHSHHHELDSSPEHHSHGHYHDHEHDHSLDNHCHNHQDDNDNNHNHNHVHRTYADIKQIIEGSGITEAAKELSRSMFQKVAAAEAAVHGKPIDEVHFHEVGAIDSIVDIVSVAILMDYINPDRVISSVVSDGYGTIKCAHGVLSVPVPATSMMYKNEKIRFKQIEVPTELVTPTGAAIISTFAESYGLMPEMNLNKIGIGVGSRNIGGPNTLRVFLGEDVTADGETQNDDIIVINSNIDDSSGEDLGYVLEKLMDAGALDVSYSPIFMKKNRPAYRLEVICRAETREKLSEIIFDETTTIGVRYYPVQREELTRVRTLVDTELGQIEAKQVSTPSGHTYTYPEYESMKAIASELGISIKSVRAAFEKGLRD, encoded by the coding sequence ATGAAAATAATTTATTTTGACTGCGCGACTGGTATCAGTGGCAATATGGCTATTGGAGCACTTTTAGAGATCTGTGATGGTGAGCAATATTTGAGAGATGAGCTCGCCAAGCTTGGAGTTCCAGGATATCAATTAAATGTAATTAAGAGGGATTCTCATGGAATTGACGGAACATATGTTGAGGTATTAGAGGCTAATACAGGAATACCAGTTGATGCAATACATGATGGGAACAAGAATGTAGGTAGCAGTGCTACTCTGGGGCTCCATCACGGACATACCCATAGTCATCATCACGAGCTTGATTCCAGCCCAGAACACCACTCTCATGGTCACTATCACGACCATGAACATGACCACTCTTTAGACAATCACTGTCATAATCATCAAGATGACAACGATAATAATCACAATCACAATCATGTTCATAGGACATATGCTGATATTAAGCAAATAATAGAAGGCAGTGGAATTACAGAAGCTGCAAAGGAACTTTCTAGATCCATGTTTCAGAAAGTTGCAGCTGCTGAAGCGGCAGTTCATGGTAAGCCGATAGATGAGGTTCATTTCCACGAGGTTGGGGCTATTGATTCGATAGTTGACATTGTCAGTGTAGCGATTTTGATGGATTACATAAATCCAGACAGAGTTATATCAAGTGTTGTTTCTGACGGATACGGCACGATTAAGTGTGCGCATGGGGTGCTAAGCGTTCCAGTGCCGGCAACATCGATGATGTATAAAAATGAAAAGATTAGATTTAAGCAAATCGAAGTTCCAACGGAACTCGTAACACCTACGGGAGCAGCGATTATATCTACTTTTGCCGAGTCATATGGTCTGATGCCGGAGATGAATCTAAATAAAATAGGTATCGGAGTTGGCAGCCGCAATATCGGTGGACCTAATACACTTAGGGTTTTTCTCGGAGAAGATGTAACAGCAGATGGCGAGACTCAGAATGATGATATCATAGTTATAAACTCCAATATCGATGATTCAAGTGGCGAGGACCTCGGATATGTGCTCGAGAAACTTATGGATGCAGGTGCTCTTGATGTTTCATATTCTCCAATCTTTATGAAGAAAAATAGACCTGCGTATAGGCTCGAAGTTATATGTAGGGCCGAAACTAGAGAGAAACTCAGCGAAATCATCTTTGATGAAACAACTACAATCGGTGTTAGATATTATCCCGTGCAGCGTGAGGAACTTACGAGGGTTAGAACTCTGGTGGATACTGAGCTAGGGCAGATTGAAGCAAAGCAGGTCTCGACGCCATCTGGGCACACGTACACATATCCGGAGTACGAGAGCATGAAGGCTATAGCTTCAGAGCTTGGGATATCTATAAAGTCAGTGCGA